CTACCGGCGAGCAGCCCGAACTGACGCCGATGCCTACGCCGACTCCGGACAGCGCGGTGCCGGACGCCCCGGAATGGGTGTCGGCACCGGTTCCCGAGCCGACCGTTGCGCAGGTGGACGCCGCCACACCGGGTATCGATCTCGATGACGAGCCGCCGCTGGACGAAGATTACATCGAGCCGGACATGGACTCGGCCTACAGCTACCTGGACGACTTGGCCAGCGAGCACACCGCCGAGCCGGCCCCCGAGCCCGAAGCGGAACCCGCTGCCGCCCCGGCCACCGGCCTGGCGTTGCAATGGTTGGAATTGTTTCCGAAATTGCCAATCTCCGGCATGACCGGCAGCATCGCCGCCAACTGCACCTTGATTTCCATCGAGGGCGACCACTGGCTGTTGCACCTGGACCCGGCCCACAGCGCCTTGTTCAACGCCACCCAGCAACGCCGACTCAACGATGCGCTCAACCAGTACCATGAACGCACGTTGACCATCGCCATCGAACTGATCAAGCCTGAGCAGGAAACCCCGGCCCAGGCGGCGACTCGCAAGCGCATCAACCGTCAGCGCGAGGCTGAAGACTCGATCCATGGCGATCCGCTCATCCAACAGTTGATGCAACAGTTCGGTGCGGTGGTGCGTCACGATACTATTGAACCTGTCGAAGCCCCGGTGCCCCAAGTGTCATGAAACCGGGCTACTAATTGATTGATCCACGTACTTTGAGGTGATTCCCATGATGAAAGGTGGCATGGCCGGCCTGATGAAGCAGGCGCAGCAGATGCAGGAAAAGATGGCCAAGATGCAGGAAGAACTGGCCAACGCCGAAGTCACCGGTAAAGCCGGTGGCGATATGGTCAGCGTGGTGATGACCGGTCGTCACGACATCAAGCGCGTAAGTATCGACCCAAGCGTGTTGCCTGGCGTGGGCGAAGATGACCTGGAAATGCTCGAAGCGCTGTTCGCCGCGGCCGTCAACGACGCCGTGCGCAAGATCGAAGCCAACAGCCAGGAAAAAATGGGCGGCGTCACCGCCGGCATGCAACTGCCGCCGGGCATGAAGCTGCCGTTCTGATCGTGCAGCGTTAGCTAGACTCAAATGCCAGGCATCACGCCTGGCATTTTTGTTTGTGCTGTGATCGTCCCCACGCTCTGCGTGGGAATGCCGCCCCAAGACGCTGCGCGTCTAATATGAACCCTGGCATGGCACGCAGGGTCTGCACCCTATACCGAAAGATTCGTTAAAGGAGCCCCTCATGCCTCAAGAGCCCATTCTTAACCAACGCATTGTCCTGGTCTCGCGCCCGCAAGGCGCACCCACGCCGGAAAACTTTCGCCTGGAA
The window above is part of the Pseudomonas sp. KBS0710 genome. Proteins encoded here:
- a CDS encoding YbaB/EbfC family nucleoid-associated protein, yielding MMKGGMAGLMKQAQQMQEKMAKMQEELANAEVTGKAGGDMVSVVMTGRHDIKRVSIDPSVLPGVGEDDLEMLEALFAAAVNDAVRKIEANSQEKMGGVTAGMQLPPGMKLPF